One Artemia franciscana chromosome 6, ASM3288406v1, whole genome shotgun sequence DNA window includes the following coding sequences:
- the LOC136028453 gene encoding piggyBac transposable element-derived protein 4-like translates to MTECLTKKEHIVIFDNFFSSVSLLEQLKEDGIFACCTIHSNRKGLPVLAPDRALNRGSFDQKHSGSIGVYKWRDSKNVLFASNYHGTEVASVITAPQVAKDYHDHMGGVNLSDQKRVAYGRDRKSLKWWHRLFWGFVDLTLCNSHVLHSLLFPEEKLTLLEFRRRVVRGLVSVPQLKRKNGSAFQKAVAVNKKRRGSCGASIPDDVRLSGLGDHWPKFVSQRSRCEMCSLKQVESRPHSICSKCGVTLCVNERKNCFAEYHEYHQ, encoded by the coding sequence ATGACTGAATGTCTCACCAAGAAAGAGCATATCGTCATTTTTGATAACTTTTTTTCGTCTGTCTCTCTTCTTGAGCAACTTAAGGAAGATGGTATTTTTGCGTGTTGTACTATTCACTCAAACAGAAAGGGGCTTCCTGTCCTTGCACCCGACAGAGCTTTAAATAGAGGAAGCTTCGACCAAAAACATAGTGGATCAATTGGTGTCTATAAATGGAGGGATTCCAAGAACGTTCTGTTTGCCTCTAACTACCATGGTACAGAGGTAGCTTCGGTTATCACAGCCCCTCAAGTAGCAAAGGATTATCATGACCATATGGGTGGTGTAAACCTTTCAGACCAGAAAAGGGTAGCATATGGAAGAGATAGAAAGTCTTTAAAATGGTGGCACCGACTGTTTTGGGGTTTTGTTGATTTGACACTCTGTAATTCCCATGTTTTGCACAGTCTCCTTTTTCCCGAAGAAAAATTGACACTGCTCGAGTTTCGGCGAAGGGTCGTGAGAGGACTCGTGTCTGTGCCACAATTGAAGAGGAAAAATGGAAGTGCTTTTCAGAAGGCTGTTGCAGTTAACAAGAAAAGACGAGGGAGTTGCGGTGCCTCAATTCCAGACGATGTCCGTCTTAGTGGTCTGGGCGATCACTGGCCTAAATTTGTTTCTCAACGCTCAAGATGTGAAATGTGTTCTCTAAAGCAAGTTGAATCAAGACCACACTCAATTTGCTCCAAATGTGGTGTGACGTTGTGCGTCAACGAACGGAAGAATTGTTTTGCTGAGTATCATGAGTATCATCAATAA